Genomic DNA from Oncorhynchus clarkii lewisi isolate Uvic-CL-2024 chromosome 5, UVic_Ocla_1.0, whole genome shotgun sequence:
GAATAGTCCTGGTCTATTGCATGTCTGTAGCTCCGTACAGAACAGAACATTTCCCCACTGCATGCCCCGTCAAAATTACCCAGAAGAACGGAGGGACACCTGCCCACAGAACAAGGAACTCACCAGAATGACACAGTCACCTTTGATCCAGATTAAAATGGCTGCAGCAGGGATGTAGTGGAGCGGAAGCACACCTAAACAAGGACTACACCACTGGTTTATTAAATAAAGTGTTAACACACCTGGCTGTTACACCAACTTAGCATTGTTACCCATGGTGTTTATgttactctctctgttatctcaACCAGCTAGTGTTTAGCCACCTTCATGTTTTTTTACAACTACATCCCTGTAGcagagacacaaaaacagaacacACAACAGAAAGACTTTAGTAACACACATGCAAAGTTTCCTATTTTAACAGAAGTGTAGTTAAAGAGTTTGTTTCATACAGAGTGTGACGGGATGAGGGATGGATGGCTGCAAGTGATGCAGTTGGACAAGCTGAAAGACAAACTCATTAACACACCATTAACcattaactcttcttgaactgcactgttggttaagggcttgtaactaagcatttcacggtaaggtctacactgttggttaggggcttgtaagtaagcatttcatggtaaggtctacactgttggttaggggcttgtaagtaagcatttcatggtaaggtctacactgttggttaggggcttgtcagtaagcattttacggtaaggtctacactgttggttaggggcttgtaagtaagcatttcatggtaaggtctacactgttggttaggggcttgtaagtaagcatttcatggtaaggtctacactgttggttaggggcttgtaagtaagcatttcatggtaaggtctacactgttggttaggggcttgtaagtaagcattttacggtaaggtctacactgttggttaggggcttgtaagtaagcatttcatggtaaggtctacactgttggttaggggcttgtaagtaagcattttacggtaaggtctacactgttggttaggggcttgtaagtaagcatttcatggtaaggtctacactgttggttaggggcttgtaagtaagcatttcacggtaaggtctacactgttggataggggcttgtaagtaagcatttcatggtaaggtctacactgttggttaggggcttgtaagtaagcatttcacggtaaggtctacacttgtattcgccgcatgtgccaaataaagtttgatttgatttgaaaccagTCAAGACACTTCAGTGAATCAAGTCAACTCATTAACATCGACCCCAACCCATGGTTGTGAAATTAACAACGTTTGAATATATACAATTTattatacacgcacacacaatatcatacacacacacacacacacacacacactgtacatttaCACAAATGATCCATACCTGGTCAAATGCAAAAGCACGTACTGCAATGATGCCATTATGATACTGCAAAGTTATGAATATGTTAAAGGCATAGTTCACTCCAAACTATACATTTAGCTTTCAGTGAAATAGGTTAAATATCCAACAGAGTCATGTGCTCACAAGAGCTTAAGCCTGAAACCTAAATTGACGCTTCTCTAGTTAGGATTCTGCCCTTAGAGAATGATTATGTTGTAACGTATAGTAACTATGGTACCCAGGCTGACTAAAGAACGTATCTTAATACCTAACTTGTATTCATGTCAGACCCGTGGCACTGAGGACAGCAGCAATAGGTACCTTTGATTAAACTTAAGCTAGGTTTAGAATGGCTTTTTCATATCTCATCAAGTTAAAACCCTCCTGCTTTCTGCTAAAACAGAGCTGAATTTTGATCAACTTCCCAAACTAAATGCCTGGATATTCAACAAGAAATAATCGTAAAACAAACAGCTGGTTTGGGAATGACAAGGTTGAAAAATAGGTTAGGCAAGATAGTCCGGTCTTGGGGCAGAAACAGCAATCatctctctacctgggcagagccctccagaAGGTGAATAAAATAGGGTTCAACTCTTCCCACGCACTCCACCCCGAATTCCAGCTCCACCCCTCTGGTCGCAGGTACAGAGTACCTAAGGTTAAAATAAATATGGCCAAGGGCTCTTTTATTCCGAATACAACTTAACAAAATGTTGGACTAATTGCACTTTAGCACTTGCACTTCAACATGTAGCCCTTTACTTGAACACGCTATCATAAGGCCTACATACCACTGTCTTAAAGTGTTCAACTAAAGCCTAATGGGTACATGAGTGAAGACTGCTGGGTAGTGTAGTTCTACATCAAGACGTGGCCGCGTGTGTCAGGCAGTCGTAGTCCCACCAGGCCTCCTCCCACTAGTACAGCCGACGCCAGCAGGATGGGGATGGTCTTTGTGATGCCAACCAGAGAACCGAAGATCAGGTTCCCCAACACCGCTGCCAGCTTACACATGGCATTACAGAACCCAAAACCTGTACCCCTGGAGAAGAAAATGAGGGCAGAGGAGAGTCAAggatggagggtgtgtgtgtgtgtgtgtgtgtgtgtcgtgcctgcctgcctgcctgcctgttgtACCCACCTCCTGTCAGTTGGGTAGAGCTCAGCAGTAACAACATCCAGGGAGTTCCAGGCTGATATACTGAGGCCGTTATAGAGACACAGCATGAAGATCATCATAGACTCACTTGTCCCAAACCACAGGAAGAAACAACTGATGCCTGACAGCACCATGGAGCCCCCTGGAGGAGAAAACATGCTATTACACATCCTATCACAACATAAGACATGATAACAGATTACAAACACATTATCTTTTTggtgatacattttttatttaatttcataGGTACCGATAATGTAAAACCCCAGGGGGGACAGTCACACAATTGAACATTTGTCTGAATATCAAATATATACTCTGTATGAAGTAGAATTTAAAAAACTTACCCAGCATGCTCAGGCGCCCTATCTTGTCCATGAGAAGGGCGGAGACTATGTTGCCGGGCAAAACGGCGAGCGTCCCCACGAAGTTGACAAAGTAGACCCAGTAGGCACTGTAGTCATCATCAAAGGTCATCTGACAGCCCGTCTTGTTGTGGTGGAACGAACTGTTGATCACCCTCGACCCCACCAGCTTAGAATCGTCAATATCtgcagaaagacaaagagagaaatagagaatcaGACAAGTGTACTATTTTGACTCCTTTATGTTCTGTTTGTCTGGCAGGTGAACTTTCTGAATAGACACTGTGCTGGGTTTATACTTATTATCTAATGCTGCTTCCATGGGCCTTTAACTCTCTTTATTAACTCATGTTTGTCCGCTATCGTTCAGACATGGTCTCAGCCTGCCTCTTGTGAGGTTCTCTTCTCTTGATGAAGGGAAGGTAGAACAGGGCCGGGGGGTCAGAAATATGGTCCGTCTGCAAATATGGTCCGTCTGCAAAACATCCCAGGTCTTTTAGGGATAACTACATAACTCTCCCCTGATGGAAACGCTATTAATACacgacatcacagagaaagagcaAAGGCAGCAAACACTATGCCCTtttcatacctctctctctctctctctctctctctctatccctcccttccaccctccctcacccccttcctctctgtgTTGCTGCTTGAGGCAATGAGACTACGTCTCCCATGAGACTTTGCCACCAAGCTCACTTGCCCAGATTGTTTTCATGTTCAGCTGTTTCCTAAATATTGAGATGGAACCGTTTCTAAACCTGCGACCCCACATGGTCTGAGTCAGCTGAACCACACCGTGGCCGTTAGCGGTCCCCCTAATTCACTACTCCCTCAGAGACCCTGCCTTTCCTGGTTCAACTATTAGTCAGCTCCTCTTATAATTAGATTGTACTCCACATGAACCCTCCTTCATAAGGGCTAGATAACACAGTCGTAACAATAATATAACAGATGTCATAAAGAGTATTGAACGATAACATTAACCAAGAACTGTGCTAAAGTGTACATTGAGATGATATTACAGCGTGCATTGGTCTGTGTAATGTCAAgccaaaatagaaaatatatctttccttccctccacctCACTTTAGAGCACCGTATTTCCATCCCTAATCTTCTATCAGATACAATTGCACTGCTGCAGGAGTGTGCATCGATCATTGCAATGCTATTATAGGTACGTATGGACGTACGCACGGCTCGATTTCTTTGTCAAGCACAGTGAACAAGGAACATAGAGGCCATTTCTGCAGGGGAAGAGAGGTTGACCTGTAATTCACTGGTGTAAAGGAAAgctaggggggagagagggagaggggcaggagagagagggtgagagggagggagaggagagtgagggagagagggacaagaggagagagagagaggggcaggagagagagggggagagggagggagagaggtacaggagagagagggggagagggagggagaggagagagggggagagggagggagagtagagagagggggagagggacaggagagagagggggagagggagggagaggagagagagggggagagggagggagagtagagagagggggagagggacaggagagagaggggagagggagggagaggagagagagaaggagagggacaggagagagggagacagagagagaacagagagagagagcagtgagagagacagagaagagcgagagagaacagagagacagagcagagagagagagacagagggcgagagagagacagagaagagagagagagagagagagagagagcagagagagagagagagagagcagagagagagagagagagagagagacagagggcgagagagagacagagaagagagagagagagagagagagagagagagagagagagagagagagagagagagcagagagagagagagagagcgagagagggcaaggggaagagagagagagagagagagcagagagagagagagagagagcagagagagagagagagagagagagacagagggcgagagagagacagagaagagagagagagagagagagagagagagagagagagagagagagagagcagagagagagagagagagcgagagagggcaaggggaagagagagagagagagaggcagagcagagagggagacagagagaacacatagagagagcagagagatagagggagcagagagagagagggagagagagagatgaaaaagaagagagaggagagtaagaGAGTTATGTCTGAAGAGTTTTGTGAGAGGCAGGGGGACACCTCATCTATAACATGGTTGCTGTGAGGAAGAGATGTGCTCAGAATTAATAGAATGAGTAACATTTCAAGTAAACaaccaagtgtgtgtgtatgcgagcACGCGCGCATACCAGGGTTTCTGTTAGGAAAATGTGGAGCCAGTCATTTGAAAGGCAACATTGTAATCTAAGGGACATTTGAGAAATTTGCAGACCCATATGCATTTAGTGTATAACCTGATTAGggtgtccacccacggtgctcagaatgacagaaatcccATTTAGATGATGGTAAAGCATGTTAACAGAACAGGCATGTCAAGGATGCAACGATGTGCGGTCATTCTTACCCAATTCTGATGTGCATTTTGAACATGTTAaaataactgtccacatttacttttcctcgGCCAACAAGACAAGTAAGGAACAGCAAAATCACTTGCCTTTGTCAGTCTACTATATTAGAAAAGTTTAGGCTACCTAGTCTATTGGTCAGCTCTTTGAGAAAGACATGTCATATTCCAAACAGACAGTTGTGGGacaatagatcccaaattcaaACAAGCAGTAGGTCTAGGatacaaaaacaaacatgttAAAAAGCAATCATtttgatgcaacagatcagaagcTTCAGTTTATAATATGATttattcacattataagcgcagcaatgcgaaCAAGGCAGTAGACTACACGCAAATGTTCTTTCCATAATGCAATTATCGGGAAAATACAGTCAAAAGCACACTGCCATTGCGAGCGGTTTGATGTGACAAGAGATGAAAATATCTgtttagaaagagaggagatcTAATAGGCTAGTTAAGCAAgttaagacatgcctcataatatctattaaaacgttcaggtttcaaaacatgtatatgttttcaaaatgcatactaccAAAGTGGTGTGATGGTCTGATGAAGCCTGCCTCCCGTTGCCGTTTGATGCCAAGTTCaacacaactgggaactcggaaatctcagacttctgaCAGtgggttcaagacaactggaaaaaTATTCTAACTCAGGAACTTGGGCCTCTTCCTAAAGTTCCgcctttccgacctgaagatcactgacgtcatgatttcacatcgtatttttcagagttccaagatgtcttgaaagcaccacaaGATGCTGCAGCAGCAGCTCTAGCAGCGTCGACAGATTTTCCACTTaaaggctctgtatctgtatgcTGTACGAGTGTGATAAAAAAAGATGCATAACAAATATACTGTAAACGCGCCAATTTAATTacactaaattatgcaaatgaaccaatagaccgataagcatgaccagtcaaatgtatttccatcaaaGAACAGGCTAAAAATCATTATTTCACAATGGGATTGTCCTTCTCCCAGCCATTCGGCCGGCTTCAATTTTATCGGCTATGACAAAAGCCATTACCGGCTAATGGACAACCTGGCgcatacatgcatgtgtgtgcgagcgtgtgtgGACTCACCTGTGTTATAAAAGAAGGCTTCTACGAAGGTGCAGTTCTTGAATAATGAGCCCACTGTTGACACGTCGTCAAAGTAACAGTTCTGAAACGTAGAGTCTATAAAGGTAACGGACTTTAACTTCATACTGATGAacctagagaggaggagagaggagaaaggagaggaggagagggagggggagagagggagaagaggagaagaggagagagagaggagaggagaggagaggagagggaggagaagaggagagggaggggggagagagggagaagaggagaggaggagagagagaggagagagagaggagaggagaggagagggaggagaagaggagagggaggggggagagagggagaagaggagaagagaggagaggagaggagaggagaggagaggaggagatgggagagcgagggggagggagagggagaagaggagaggagagaggaaagggagggggagagaggagagggagaagaggaaaggagagagggagaagaggagaggagaggagagaggagaaggaggtggagagaggagagagagggggagaagaggagaggaaaataaGAATAAATACAGTAAAGAAAAATCTATTGTACCATCAACACTTATTTTTGGTCGACACAAAGCAGAGGAGTTGAGATAGTGATCGAGCAAATAAAAGATTGATGATATCCCCTCCAGTACCCAGCGGTGTGAGACCACTAGCTGGGAGAACAGCCTGGCCTGTAcgctgactcagccctttctatCCAATAGAGATAGGATACGTTATCTCTAAGGATACGTTATCTCTAAGGATATGTTATACTGTACTGGACATGACTGATGAAACACAAAACAAAGATGAAACGCAAGTCCACAGGCCAGTATTgttgcatacaaacacacacacacattttaaccAGGGGTTTCTAGTGGAAGGGGTGTAGTACGTCAATATGTTCCTGtgataggcaatgctaccaaataccaattgagtgtatgtaaacctctgacccactgggaatgtgatgaaagaaataaaagctgaaataaatcattctttctactattattctgacatttaacattcttaaaataaagtggtgatcctaactgacctgagacagggaatttttaccaggattaaatgtcaggaattgtgaaactgagtttaaatatatttggctaaggtgtatgtaaacttccgacttcaactgtatgttagagaggaggatcatagtagagagagagagagagagagagagagagacagagagagaaagagagagagagagagagagagagagagagagaggttttttTATTTCCCGGAGGCGGTGTAGATAAAGGAAAGGAAGAACATTACGGAGAGCGGTGTGTTGTTTACAGGAATGACGGATCACACTGCTATCCTGGAATGGGACAGGCTACTTTAACTGGATAAACTGGGGGTTTGATAGAGCCTGTTAAACTCATTAAAGTCTCTTTAAGTGAGTTTGTTGGTTACAATAACCATCATTGGTGAAGACTAcattggtgtgtttgtgtgtgcgtttaGACACAGTACCTGTCGTTGACGAATACTCCATTGGTGTGTATCTGGTTCTCCAGGGTGAAGTTAAAGGTGAAGTCTTCTGTATGTTCGTTGTTGTGAGTCTTCACTCTAGAGGCATACTCATCAGACTGCAGGTGATGGATGACATCAGGGAACCACACAGATAGGCCATAGTACCTGCAAAGGATATGGCGTCACTGACAGACTAGTAACCGCACACAGGAATAATATTCTTAACATTCTCTAGttaggatatacagtgcattcagacgccttgactttttccacattttgtgacattacagccttattcgaaaatgtaTTACATAGTTTTTTCCaatcttcaatctacacacaatgccacaTAATGACAACGGGATTTAGCATTGGGATTTAGCATTGATGTTCCTAATGGTGCTTTATTTAGATGGGTGGTCTCTTTCCCAGTTAGCGTGTTAGCATTCATCATCTTAGCGCTATTTGAGAGACCCTGGCTCTACCTTAGAGTACTTCATTATGAACACACAGACTCAGGAGAAACTGATAGCTGGGATAGGCACTGCTTACCCAAAAGACAGTGTGAACCACACGAAGGCCAGTTTGATGGTGTTGTCTTTCACTGGGTAATTGAAACAGCTCATGAACGTTAACCAGAtctagagaaagagaaagagagagagacagagacaggtataaatacctaaaaaaaagtcATTATTCATAATGATTTCATATAATATGTGTTGTTACAACCTATCACTAACACCCACAGTCCTACCCCTCTGAGTTCAGTCCTGATCACGAAGAGGACTTGGCCAACAGGGTTGGATGAGTCTGACTGCATCTCTACCAATTCATCCAGATGCGTAGGGAGCTTTATTCTGTTCACCTACAGGGGGAGACTCAGAGTCAATacactatgtgtgtgtttttgtgtgaaggagagagagagagaaagaaagaaaaagaggaaaagagagaggatgaaagagagcgagagagtcccAAAGAGACAGGTACTGTATACTCACGGTGAAGACTTTCTCTGGTTCTCCGCAGGCCCTCATGTTGGTGTCATGGATCTGTTTCAGCACCATCCATGCCTCGTCATGTTTACCCATCTAGACACAGAGAGGgttacacacacaaatcaaattcCCCCGAATACAATACAACGaatactgtgaaatgcttgcataccgagcccttcccaacgatgcagagttttaaagtaataataaaacattttaaaatagtAACACGAGGAATAAAGAATGGAGATACAGTACAGTGaggaccagtaccagatcaatgtgcaggggtgcaaggtatttgaggtagatactgtatgtacatgaatgcagggtaaagtgactacgcatcaggatagataataataagagtaaaataaagaacagaatagcagcagcatatgatgaGTGTCAAAGTGTGTGTACTGTTtatgagacattattttactctAAGATTAGAGGGGTACCCTCATACCCTTCTTATGTTCCAACTCCTCAACTTGTGTTTATTCTGAGTAATAAGGTAGGCCACATGATTTCAACATGTGAACAAAGTGGACAGACTAGCATGCTGTTCAAACTGTTGGAGACGGACAGCAGGGTGTGTTTATAACCATTCAACTGTTTTGCCGATACATCCAAGTTGGCTAAACTAAATACAAGTGGGTCTTATGGTTATGGAAGGCTTATATTTATCCTAGGTATAactgaattcattagattattgctgactgtttgaaatgctgTGCTTTTGACCTTTAATTGTAAAGAAAAGCTTATTTAGAGAGAACATTTAAAAACTTGAGATATATATTGTGAATCGGCAATTAAGTTTGAAAAAATCCAGATATGATTTTTATGCCATATCGCCTGGACCTAGTgtctataggtgtgtgtgtgtttatgtatgtgtatatgtatgtatgtgtgtttgtgtggtgtcattatgcatgtgtgtgtgttatgtgtgtgtgtgtgtaagtacagTACGTAGTGTATAATGTGAGGGCgttttgtgtgagtgtgtcagtgtagtgtgtgtgagtgactgtgtacatagtgtgtgtatatagtcctgtgtgtgtgtgggtatagaTTCAGTGCAAGGTagatcaatgcagatagtccaggtaacCATTAATGAACTATTTAGCAGTATTATGGCTATGTCACATGTGCAGCCAGAGGAAaagaaactctagaccaccttcactccacacatagtgatgcatacaaagctctccctcgccctccatttggcaaatctgaccataattttatcctcctaattcctgcttacaagcaacaactaaagcaggaagtacccgtgactcgctcaatatggaagaggtcagatgaagcagatgctacgctacaggactgttttgctagaacagactggaatatgttcagggattcatccaatggcattgaggagtaaaccacctcagtcaccggcttcatcaataagtgcatcgatgacatcgtccccacagtgaccgtacgtatatttcccaaccagaagccatggattacaggcaacatccgcattggctaaaggctagagctgccgctttcaaggagcgggacactaatccggacacttataagatatcctgctatgccctcagacgaaccatcaaacaagcaaagcgtcaatacaggattaagattgaatcctacaccaggctctgatgctcgtcggatgtggcaggacttgaaaactattacggactacaaagggaaacccagacgcgagctgcccagtgacatgagcctaccagatatgctaaatgccttttatgctcgctttgcgGTGTTGGACTcaacattttgaacattgagatattaaataaatgatagGAAAGAAGCATAGAATcaaaggagaaagagactgggccTCTGTAGAAAGACAGATAGCTGTGGAATGTGTTGGGGGACGAGAGCAGAGCACCGTGTTGATACAGGGAAGACAGATGGAACTCTATGGATTAgatgaaggaggggttgaggtcaggaggtgaggacaGGTCACCAGAAGGGAGTAATAAGGGTTTGGTATCTTGTTACTCTTTTCCTGTTAAACCATTAGATGTAAGGATTGTAGAGAAGGGGGAGTGTTTTAAGTGGGATATATATATCTGAGTGGGACAAATGTTGAAGTGTCTGAaaacagctgtacagaacctttgggaggaattaaacttggttaaagcttctctagtgtctgagttatttactctgaaaaataaaaaCCTAAcagaggcaagcaacactgaagcatgcacgagaggaCTAgttgttctggacgactgtgtgataacgctctcggtagccgatgtgagtaagaactttaaacaggtcaacattcacaaagccgcggggccagacagattaccaggacgtgtactgaaagcatgcgcggaccacctggcaagtgtcttcactgacattttcaacctctcactgtaatacctacatgtttcacgcagaccaccatagtacctgtgccaaaggaagtgaaggtaacctgcctaaacgattgccgccccgtagcactcacatcaacAGTATCctaccggacaccctagacccactccaattcacataccgccccaacagatccacagatgacgcaatctcaatcgcactccacactgccctttcccacctggacaaaaggaacacctatgtgagagtgctgttcattgactacagctcagcgttcaacatagTGCCAACGaagatcatcactaagctaaggaccctgagactaaacacctccctctgccactggatcctggacttcctgacgtgccacccccaggtggtaagggttggcaacaacacatctgtcacgctgatcctcaacactggggcccctcaggggtgcgtacttagtcccctcctgtactccctgttcactcacaactgcgtggccaaacacaactccaacaccatcattaagtttgctgacgacacaacagggCCTTATCACCGACAACAGGGCCttatcaccgacaacaatgagacagcctatagggaggaagtcagaaacctggcagtgt
This window encodes:
- the LOC139409904 gene encoding synaptic vesicle glycoprotein 2C-like, which encodes MDESYNNRMSLVKGAKDIAKEAKRHAAKKVSKIVNRATEEYSSQRNYSQFQNEDKDNDYTFYTQPDSNGHFPCSRTANDEDGEHYASDATEGHDDEDEIYEGEYQGVPAYTDRKPRDGQDSLGQPVSDSLRDRKELELERQADEEELAQQYELIMQECGHGRFQWQLFFVLGMALMSDGVEVFVVGFVLPSAETDMCVPNSGAGWLGSIVYLGMMVGAFFWGGLSDKVGRKQCLLIAMSVNGFFSFLSSFVQGYGMFLFCRMFSGFGIGGVVPIVFPYFAEFLAREKRGEHLSWLCMFWMIGGIYASAMAWLIIPHYGWSFSMGSAYQFHSWRVFVVVCALPCVCAVVALTFMPESPRFFLEMGKHDEAWMVLKQIHDTNMRACGEPEKVFTVNRIKLPTHLDELVEMQSDSSNPVGQVLFVIRTELRGIWLTFMSCFNYPVKDNTIKLAFVWFTLSFGYYGLSVWFPDVIHHLQSDEYASRVKTHNNEHTEDFTFNFTLENQIHTNGVFVNDRFISMKLKSVTFIDSTFQNCYFDDVSTVGSLFKNCTFVEAFFYNTDIDDSKLVGSRVINSSFHHNKTGCQMTFDDDYSAYWVYFVNFVGTLAVLPGNIVSALLMDKIGRLSMLGGSMVLSGISCFFLWFGTSESMMIFMLCLYNGLSISAWNSLDVVTAELYPTDRRGTGFGFCNAMCKLAAVLGNLIFGSLVGITKTIPILLASAVLVGGGLVGLRLPDTRGHVLM